From Deltaproteobacteria bacterium CG2_30_66_27, the proteins below share one genomic window:
- a CDS encoding ABC transporter ATP-binding protein produces MQAEEVRKVFRRDGYDIEVLKGVSLSLARGETAGVVGISGAGKTTLLQILGTLDRATSGKVLYGGKDVTDFPADEMAAFRNRSVGFVFQSHNLLQEFSVLENVMLPCLIARMDPAEARRRAVALLAEVGLSERVAHRIGEISGGEQQRTAICRALVMEPSVLLADEPTGNLDRATASGVVDLLLSLNRSRGLSLLMVTHNDQVASRLHRVIRIDDGRIAS; encoded by the coding sequence CTGCAGGCCGAGGAGGTGCGGAAGGTGTTCCGCCGCGACGGATACGACATCGAGGTTCTGAAGGGAGTCTCCCTCTCTCTCGCCCGGGGGGAGACGGCGGGGGTGGTCGGCATCTCGGGCGCAGGAAAGACGACGCTTCTCCAGATCCTCGGGACCCTCGACCGCGCGACCTCCGGGAAGGTGTTGTACGGAGGGAAAGACGTGACGGATTTCCCCGCGGACGAGATGGCCGCCTTCCGGAATCGCTCCGTCGGATTCGTCTTCCAGTCCCATAACCTCCTCCAGGAGTTCAGCGTGCTCGAAAACGTGATGCTGCCGTGCCTGATCGCGCGGATGGATCCCGCGGAGGCGCGCCGTCGGGCCGTGGCGCTGCTCGCGGAGGTCGGTCTCTCGGAGCGGGTCGCGCACCGGATCGGCGAGATCTCCGGCGGCGAGCAGCAGCGCACGGCGATCTGCCGCGCCCTCGTGATGGAGCCGTCGGTTCTTCTGGCCGACGAGCCGACCGGGAACCTCGACCGGGCGACGGCTTCCGGCGTGGTCGACCTTCTCCTCTCGCTCAACCGGTCCCGGGGTCTTTCCCTGCTCATGGTGACGCACAACGACCAGGTGGCGTCCCGGCTGCACCGCGTGATCCGGATCGACGACGGGAGGATCGCCTCGTGA